A window from Telopea speciosissima isolate NSW1024214 ecotype Mountain lineage chromosome 8, Tspe_v1, whole genome shotgun sequence encodes these proteins:
- the LOC122672201 gene encoding uncharacterized protein LOC122672201 gives MPTVEQYVGTIDPKDHLETFKPLLFFQGAFDAIMCRAFPSTLKGGAQQWFSRLPPRFLSNFTNLGQAFLAHFVSSRVHKKTAANLLAIKQRPDESIRGFLTRFNKEALEVQNLDPIVKFQALRSGIRDVELKKSLIMDEPRDMYEFFSRCEKYINLVEVLTAEKEDKAEKKVQEKKEEIPREASSR, from the coding sequence ATGCCAACTGTAGAACAATATGTTGGCACCATAGATCCAAAAGATCACTTGGAAACCTTCAAGCCCCTCTTGTTCTTTCAAGGCGCCTTTGATGCTATAATGTGTAGGGCTTTCCCCTCCACCCTGAAAGGAGGGGCGCAGCAATGGTTCTCTCGGCTCCCTCCACGGTTTCTTTCCAATTTCACCAACTTGGGacaggccttcttggctcactttgTGAGCAGTAGGGTTCATAAGAAGACAGCCGCTAATCTACTGGCCATAAAGCAACGCCCCGATGAGTCCATCAGGGGTTTTCTTACCCGGTTCAATAAAGAGGCTTTGGAGGTGCAAAATTTGGATCCAATAGTGAAGTTCCAGGCGCTGCGTAGCGGAATACGAGATGTCGAGTTGAAGAAATCCTTGATCATGGATGAACCAAGAGATATGTATGAATTTTTTTCTAGATGTGAAAAATATATCAATTTGGTTGAAGTTCTTACAGCCGAGAAAGAAGATAAAGCTGAGAAGAAAGttcaagaaaagaaggaggAGATCCCTCGCGAAGCGTCATCGAGATGA